One segment of Marvinbryantia formatexigens DSM 14469 DNA contains the following:
- a CDS encoding GNAT family N-acetyltransferase, with the protein MHIELKKWSLEDKHILAKICDEADRSYLSDRLPSPYTEADAVSWLEIVSEHEGKDGVFRAIVADGEIVGNISVEQKADVYRKDAEIGYMLLDAYRSKGIMTEAVRIICEEAFSTLDIIRITGLVYAPNIASQKVLEKNGFLKEGVQRSAVFKNNRVYDLWLYGKVCSPV; encoded by the coding sequence ATGCACATCGAACTGAAAAAATGGAGTTTAGAGGATAAGCACATTCTGGCGAAAATATGTGATGAAGCGGACCGTTCTTATTTATCTGACCGCCTGCCCTCCCCATATACAGAGGCCGACGCGGTATCGTGGCTTGAAATAGTATCTGAGCATGAGGGAAAAGACGGCGTGTTCCGCGCAATCGTCGCAGACGGAGAAATCGTCGGAAATATCTCGGTGGAGCAGAAGGCGGATGTCTACCGCAAAGACGCGGAAATCGGATATATGCTGCTGGATGCTTACCGCTCAAAGGGCATCATGACGGAAGCCGTCCGGATAATCTGCGAAGAAGCCTTTTCCACGCTGGACATTATCCGCATTACCGGTCTGGTATATGCCCCCAATATCGCATCGCAGAAGGTGCTGGAAAAGAATGGCTTTTTAAAAGAGGGGGTACAGCGCAGCGCTGTCTTTAAAAACAATCGTGTATATGATTTGTGGCTGTATGGCAAAGTATGCTCCCCGGTATAA
- a CDS encoding MgtC/SapB family protein has translation MSIEIWGNSVNNLSIVTMLLRIALSMICGGVIELERGKANQPAGMRTYMLVSLGACIVMITGEFVYYKFATGDPARLGAQVISGIGFLGAGSIVISGKLRIRGLTTAAGLWVSACIGLVIGIGFFECGIAATLAVYVTMGTFKRVEDRITFHNGWFSVYVQLGDISNLTDFYNGINALGMKIGEVQIFEKKHEFKGAVISIQNCIHEDREDVLGKIEMIHGVEKVNFIS, from the coding sequence ATGAGTATAGAAATATGGGGGAATTCTGTAAATAATCTGAGTATAGTCACAATGCTCCTGCGCATCGCGTTGTCAATGATTTGCGGTGGAGTGATAGAACTGGAACGGGGAAAAGCGAACCAGCCTGCCGGGATGAGGACCTATATGCTGGTTAGTCTGGGAGCCTGCATTGTTATGATTACGGGAGAGTTTGTGTATTACAAGTTTGCTACCGGAGACCCGGCGCGGCTTGGGGCGCAGGTAATCAGCGGAATCGGTTTTCTCGGAGCCGGTAGTATTGTTATATCCGGGAAATTAAGAATACGCGGACTGACGACAGCGGCAGGGCTGTGGGTATCCGCCTGCATCGGACTTGTTATCGGGATTGGCTTTTTTGAATGTGGAATTGCCGCTACACTTGCTGTTTATGTGACAATGGGAACCTTTAAAAGAGTGGAGGACAGGATTACTTTTCATAATGGATGGTTCAGCGTTTATGTCCAGCTCGGAGATATCTCAAATCTTACGGATTTTTACAATGGAATCAATGCTCTGGGTATGAAGATTGGAGAAGTACAGATATTTGAGAAAAAACATGAATTTAAAGGTGCGGTTATATCCATTCAAAATTGTATACATGAGGACAGAGAGGATGTGCTGGGGAAAATTGAAATGATACATGGGGTGGAAAAGGTAAACTTTATATCCTGA
- a CDS encoding extracellular solute-binding protein: MATILDVAKLAGVSQGTVSNVLNGKGNVSSEKIRIVEEAARTLGYTINEQARMLRRGTGNTIGIILPTVESRQYREFYNSLKYYAESRGYSVELFISNNSPQTEMEMIQKARSARVCGVAAITCLSGKDNPYQDAELKRVCFVERRPAFQADYYGFDYRLAGSQMAKRVLKKGYRNVAVITETEKYSNEAEFLKGFNSEIDENCGCSVLKITTDLGRISHSILNLFAADERIDAIVTTNIGLAESIRQIAQSLFGSKKMDIHTLSPVISLPEKDFIKYELNYSLLGKKVASRILEQSEGTGDREVILDNDGERDWKHISITAKPAECLRVLALDGPESVIVQGMSQLYTEKTGTKIKVAVYSYDEIYDQFVSSEISDLYDVFRIDVRWLSWFAERLLLPLEQIDPDIRTSLSEYLPALEDKYCYVRGKIYALPTSPSAQLLFYRKDLFENAAIKRQYREKYKKELQIPETFEEYNRIAAFFTEGDGFGTDVRYGTNLTLGNTGVAATEFLARFFGHKKNLYNENGKIVINNDVGKKAMEELLELQKYIPGKPAKWWTTAAKEFAGGNIAMMINFSNYASEILGYHSKIIGNVGFGMVPGGNPIYGGGSLAVSKNSRHPEDALAFIKWITREPVASGMAALGNVSPCIRTYDKYDIMKTFPWLELSKKCFLMSETRRLPDEDGRPFDEKKFMNIVGSAVKNVMTGLLGTDEALARAQSMIDEEMW, encoded by the coding sequence ATGGCTACAATTCTTGATGTTGCAAAATTGGCAGGAGTATCGCAGGGGACGGTATCAAATGTATTAAACGGGAAAGGGAATGTGAGCAGCGAGAAAATCCGTATTGTTGAAGAGGCTGCACGGACGTTGGGATATACCATTAATGAACAGGCGCGTATGCTCAGAAGAGGAACGGGAAATACCATTGGAATTATTCTTCCTACGGTTGAATCAAGACAATACAGGGAATTCTATAACAGCTTAAAATATTATGCGGAGAGCAGAGGATATTCTGTGGAGCTGTTTATTTCCAATAACAGTCCACAGACGGAAATGGAAATGATTCAAAAAGCCAGATCCGCCAGAGTATGTGGCGTCGCGGCAATCACATGTCTGAGCGGGAAAGATAATCCGTATCAGGATGCCGAATTAAAGAGAGTATGTTTCGTGGAACGGCGTCCTGCTTTCCAGGCGGATTATTATGGATTTGATTACCGGCTGGCGGGCAGTCAGATGGCAAAAAGGGTGCTGAAAAAGGGATACAGGAATGTGGCGGTTATTACGGAAACCGAAAAGTATTCCAATGAGGCTGAGTTTTTAAAAGGCTTCAACAGTGAAATTGATGAAAACTGCGGATGCAGCGTTCTGAAAATAACAACGGATCTGGGGCGGATTTCTCACAGCATCTTGAATCTCTTTGCTGCGGATGAACGGATAGACGCGATCGTTACAACGAATATTGGTCTGGCAGAGAGCATAAGACAGATTGCCCAATCGCTTTTTGGCAGTAAAAAAATGGATATCCATACACTCTCACCGGTGATTTCTCTGCCGGAAAAGGATTTTATAAAATATGAATTAAATTACAGTCTTCTGGGAAAAAAGGTTGCGTCGCGCATTCTGGAACAATCAGAAGGCACGGGGGACAGGGAGGTTATCCTGGATAATGACGGAGAACGGGACTGGAAGCATATCAGCATTACAGCTAAACCGGCGGAATGCCTCAGAGTGCTGGCGCTGGATGGTCCGGAATCCGTAATTGTTCAGGGAATGTCCCAGCTTTATACGGAAAAGACGGGGACAAAAATAAAAGTGGCAGTATATTCGTACGATGAGATTTATGACCAGTTTGTCAGCTCGGAAATATCGGATTTGTATGATGTGTTCCGGATCGATGTCCGGTGGCTGTCCTGGTTCGCGGAGCGTCTGCTGCTGCCTCTGGAACAGATTGACCCGGATATCAGGACATCGCTTTCAGAGTATCTTCCGGCGCTGGAGGACAAATACTGCTATGTGAGGGGAAAAATATACGCGCTGCCCACCTCGCCCAGCGCCCAGCTTTTATTCTACAGAAAAGACCTCTTTGAAAATGCCGCGATTAAAAGACAATACAGAGAGAAATATAAAAAGGAGTTGCAGATACCGGAAACCTTTGAGGAATACAACAGGATTGCCGCTTTTTTTACGGAAGGGGATGGCTTTGGGACAGATGTTCGTTACGGGACGAATCTGACACTGGGAAATACGGGCGTAGCGGCCACGGAGTTTCTTGCCAGATTTTTCGGTCATAAAAAGAATCTGTACAATGAAAACGGAAAAATTGTAATAAACAATGATGTCGGTAAAAAGGCAATGGAAGAGCTTCTGGAACTGCAGAAATATATTCCGGGCAAACCTGCGAAGTGGTGGACAACGGCCGCCAAGGAATTTGCCGGCGGAAACATTGCAATGATGATTAATTTCAGCAACTATGCATCGGAAATTCTTGGGTATCATTCTAAAATTATTGGAAATGTCGGCTTTGGAATGGTACCGGGCGGAAATCCGATCTACGGCGGAGGCTCTCTTGCGGTATCCAAAAACAGCAGGCATCCTGAGGATGCGCTGGCTTTTATCAAATGGATTACCAGAGAGCCGGTTGCATCCGGCATGGCAGCGCTGGGAAATGTGTCTCCGTGCATCAGAACCTATGATAAATACGATATTATGAAAACATTTCCGTGGCTGGAGCTTTCCAAAAAGTGCTTTTTAATGTCGGAAACAAGAAGGCTGCCGGACGAGGACGGACGACCTTTTGACGAAAAGAAATTTATGAATATTGTCGGGAGTGCGGTGAAAAATGTTATGACAGGGCTGCTCGGCACAGATGAAGCGCTGGCAAGAGCACAGAGCATGATTGACGAGGAAATGTGGTAA
- a CDS encoding extracellular solute-binding protein, translated as MKKMFVALLTGATVISMSAALVCAEEADKSETIVIYTNNDSDGRDEWLINRAAEEGFHVEVVGLGASAITERMIAEKNNPLCDVVFGANNIEYEKMKASGLLQTWEPDWTDGVDQSLIDAEGYYYPVTTTPLLLIGNADYEDMPSDWTDLTDDKYAGLYQLHGLSGGTGKTVYASIISRYPDPDGELGISDEGWEIAAKFLGNAHNIAEGEDSIGEVIDGTYPMDEHWASGVLTEQKERDYKFQIMVPEIGVPYVVESVAIAEGTTKYDLCVEFLNWLGSAEIQLEWSNNFGTIPCQEEALANVSADISELMSMLTPQNLDWEFIAENVDAWVEKAELEFVQ; from the coding sequence ATGAAAAAAATGTTTGTTGCATTATTGACAGGAGCTACGGTAATTTCGATGAGCGCCGCCCTGGTATGTGCAGAAGAGGCAGACAAAAGCGAAACCATTGTTATTTACACGAACAATGATTCGGATGGTCGGGATGAATGGCTGATTAACAGAGCGGCGGAAGAGGGATTTCATGTAGAGGTAGTTGGTCTTGGGGCTTCAGCGATTACAGAGCGTATGATTGCTGAGAAAAATAACCCCCTTTGCGATGTTGTATTCGGTGCAAATAACATTGAATATGAGAAGATGAAGGCAAGTGGTCTCCTTCAGACATGGGAGCCGGATTGGACAGATGGCGTGGATCAGAGTCTGATCGATGCGGAAGGATATTATTATCCGGTTACGACAACCCCGCTGCTTCTGATTGGAAACGCTGATTACGAGGATATGCCGTCTGACTGGACTGATCTTACAGACGACAAATATGCTGGCTTATATCAGTTGCATGGATTAAGCGGCGGCACCGGAAAAACTGTATACGCAAGTATCATCAGCCGCTATCCGGATCCGGATGGAGAACTTGGTATTTCAGATGAAGGATGGGAAATTGCTGCGAAATTTTTGGGAAATGCTCATAATATCGCAGAAGGAGAGGATTCTATAGGAGAAGTAATAGATGGTACATATCCGATGGATGAACATTGGGCTTCCGGAGTTCTGACAGAGCAGAAGGAACGGGATTATAAATTCCAGATTATGGTTCCGGAGATTGGAGTACCGTATGTGGTAGAATCTGTTGCTATTGCGGAGGGTACTACAAAATATGACCTCTGTGTAGAATTCCTCAACTGGCTTGGAAGCGCGGAGATACAGCTGGAATGGTCAAATAATTTCGGAACGATTCCGTGTCAGGAAGAGGCGCTGGCAAATGTTTCGGCAGATATTTCTGAATTAATGTCAATGCTTACACCGCAGAATCTGGATTGGGAATTCATTGCTGAAAATGTGGATGCCTGGGTAGAAAAAGCAGAGTTGGAATTTGTCCAGTAG
- a CDS encoding ABC transporter ATP-binding protein, which translates to MVKFENIEIRYGDFVAMKNLDLEIKEGEFFTFLGPSGCGKTTSLRALVGFLAPSRGRVIVNGRDVTNLPVEKRNIGMVFQSYALFPTMTVYENIAFGMKVKKMTKTEIDRKVHEIAAKIKITDEQLAKNVADLSGGQQQRVALARAIVLEPKILCLDEPLSNLDAKLRIDMRLELKRLQKDLGITTLYVTHDQEEALTLSDRIAVFNNGYIEQVGTPYEIYNRSSSEFVCDFIGDINRLGEDILNLINKQIGTSFDTKKTGFVRIERCVNEYKPDHAKITGIVTDTEFNGILTKYTLSCMGQTVKYLEKNDGYKYYKEGDEVDLYIGAQDIMQF; encoded by the coding sequence ATGGTAAAGTTTGAAAATATAGAAATCAGATATGGTGACTTTGTGGCAATGAAAAATCTGGACCTGGAAATCAAGGAGGGTGAGTTTTTCACCTTCCTTGGTCCGAGCGGGTGCGGAAAAACAACCTCGCTGCGTGCTCTGGTCGGGTTTCTTGCACCATCTAGGGGCAGAGTGATTGTAAACGGCAGAGATGTGACGAATTTACCGGTAGAAAAAAGAAACATAGGTATGGTATTTCAGAGCTATGCCCTTTTTCCTACAATGACGGTTTATGAAAATATTGCCTTTGGAATGAAAGTGAAGAAAATGACGAAGACGGAAATAGACAGAAAAGTACATGAAATAGCTGCAAAAATTAAAATCACAGACGAGCAGCTGGCGAAAAATGTTGCTGATCTGTCCGGAGGACAGCAGCAGAGAGTAGCTCTTGCAAGAGCAATCGTTCTGGAACCGAAGATTCTATGTCTGGATGAACCATTATCAAACCTGGATGCAAAATTGAGAATAGACATGCGGCTTGAATTGAAGAGGCTTCAGAAAGATTTGGGCATTACCACATTATATGTCACACATGATCAGGAAGAAGCACTTACCCTTTCTGACAGAATTGCTGTTTTTAATAATGGCTATATTGAACAAGTCGGAACACCTTATGAAATATACAATAGATCCAGCAGCGAATTTGTATGTGACTTTATTGGAGATATCAATCGTCTGGGAGAAGATATTCTGAATCTGATTAATAAACAGATTGGGACTTCGTTTGATACGAAGAAAACCGGCTTTGTGAGAATTGAAAGATGTGTGAATGAATATAAGCCGGATCATGCAAAAATAACAGGAATTGTGACAGATACAGAATTTAATGGTATATTGACAAAATATACGTTGTCCTGTATGGGACAGACGGTAAAGTATCTGGAAAAAAATGACGGTTACAAGTACTATAAAGAAGGCGATGAAGTAGATCTGTATATTGGCGCCCAGGATATTATGCAGTTTTAA
- a CDS encoding MBL fold metallo-hydrolase, with translation MERIRFLGCGSAFNPLLGNTSAYFIMEDSLVLIDAGETVFSKLYKMKLLESCPEIFIIITHTHSDHVGSLPSIISYTYYVLGKRVNIFYPEKSLAVLLDMMGIVREAYVLSVDRDFCIGSVAVHALSVKHEENIGCYGYLLEFPDAKIYYSGDSYEIPDRVIKGFLAGEIKKIYQDTTEYETERLSHCPLSMLESLFPVQMRKNIYCMHFSNDFMKKLEEKGFNYVKVEET, from the coding sequence ATGGAAAGAATTCGGTTTCTGGGATGCGGGTCAGCGTTTAATCCGCTGTTGGGAAATACAAGCGCCTATTTTATAATGGAAGATTCTCTGGTTTTAATTGATGCGGGAGAGACGGTTTTTTCAAAGCTGTATAAAATGAAATTACTGGAATCCTGCCCGGAAATCTTTATCATCATTACACATACGCATAGTGATCATGTGGGGAGCCTGCCTTCAATCATTTCTTATACATACTATGTGTTGGGAAAAAGGGTAAATATCTTCTATCCGGAAAAATCTTTAGCTGTCCTGTTAGATATGATGGGAATTGTGCGGGAGGCATACGTGCTGTCGGTTGACAGGGATTTTTGTATCGGAAGTGTTGCGGTTCATGCGCTTTCTGTAAAGCATGAGGAAAACATTGGCTGTTATGGCTATTTGCTGGAATTTCCGGACGCAAAAATCTATTACAGCGGTGATTCTTATGAAATCCCGGATAGGGTGATTAAGGGATTTCTTGCAGGCGAAATAAAAAAGATTTATCAGGATACGACAGAATATGAGACAGAGCGTCTGTCTCACTGTCCGTTGAGTATGCTGGAATCGCTTTTTCCTGTTCAGATGAGAAAGAATATTTATTGTATGCATTTCTCGAATGATTTTATGAAAAAGCTTGAAGAAAAAGGTTTTAATTATGTGAAAGTGGAAGAAACCTAA
- a CDS encoding glycerophosphodiester phosphodiesterase family protein, translated as MRTVSELKKEKGILIAAHRGTWGGNIPPNTIAAFDIALKDGADILEMDLFKSLDGEIFVFHTGKEPAHLDRHFNIETMTAAEIRKLRLCNGDLVETFVPLNSFDEVLEHYKNKCILNLDRCIGFVGDVIHAVKRHNMLDQILLKCDPSEQALKLVENYAPTVEFMPIFKEEDTASEKIEHMNINYIGAELVFEKETSHLAQDSYIEMMHKKGRILWGNAIVYSSRVLLAAGHNDDVSLAGNPERGWGWLADKGFDIIQTDWTRHCADYLNNRM; from the coding sequence ATGAGAACTGTGTCTGAATTAAAAAAGGAAAAGGGAATTCTGATTGCGGCTCACAGAGGAACCTGGGGAGGGAATATTCCTCCCAATACGATTGCCGCTTTTGATATTGCGTTAAAAGATGGAGCGGATATTCTGGAGATGGATCTATTTAAGAGTCTGGATGGAGAAATTTTTGTTTTTCATACAGGAAAAGAACCTGCCCATCTGGACCGCCATTTTAATATTGAAACGATGACTGCTGCAGAGATCAGAAAACTGAGACTGTGCAATGGAGATCTGGTAGAAACCTTTGTGCCGCTGAATTCTTTTGACGAAGTGCTGGAGCATTATAAAAATAAATGCATCCTGAATCTGGACAGATGCATAGGATTTGTAGGAGATGTGATACATGCGGTAAAAAGGCATAATATGCTGGATCAGATACTGCTGAAATGCGATCCTTCAGAACAGGCGCTGAAGCTGGTGGAAAACTACGCGCCCACTGTGGAATTTATGCCTATTTTTAAAGAAGAGGATACGGCCTCGGAGAAAATTGAACATATGAATATTAATTATATCGGTGCAGAGCTTGTATTTGAAAAGGAAACATCGCATCTTGCACAGGATTCTTACATTGAAATGATGCACAAAAAGGGCAGAATTTTATGGGGAAATGCCATTGTATATTCCAGCCGCGTGTTGCTGGCAGCGGGGCATAACGATGATGTTTCGCTTGCCGGAAATCCGGAAAGGGGATGGGGATGGCTGGCGGACAAGGGCTTTGACATTATCCAGACGGACTGGACACGTCACTGCGCAGATTATCTGAATAATCGTATGTAG
- a CDS encoding arylsulfatase has protein sequence MKQKKPNILFIMTDQLRGDCLGIAGHPDVKTPYLDTLAAKGVLFSNAYSACPSCIPARAALHTGMLPEHHRRVGYQDGIAWRYEHTLAGELSRAGYYTQCVGKMHVHPLRNYLGFHNVELHDGYLHYARYGSVPYRESQHVADDYYYWLKEQKGISADPMESGLDCNSWVARPFPYEEKYHPTNWVTDRSIDFLRRRDPDQPFFLMASYLRPHPPFDAPAYYFDLYKDKKLTPPYVGDWEDTKLLKERGRIFDSLTGPEDEELIRQAQIGYYACITHLDHQIGRLLMALTEHELQNDTMIFFTADHGEELCDHHHFRKSLPYQGSIHIPLIISGNPELTGFAPHSVCDEVTELCDIMPTLLDIAGADIPDRVDGKSLLAFADGEGREYLHGEHSYGELSNHYIVTKKDKFCWFSTSGTEHYFVLEEDPHELHDRIEDPACRERIAYLRNCLIRELTGRPEGFTDGTSLIAGREYPVYLAEK, from the coding sequence ATGAAACAGAAAAAGCCGAATATTTTATTTATCATGACGGACCAGCTCCGGGGAGACTGCCTTGGCATTGCGGGGCACCCGGACGTAAAGACGCCCTATCTTGACACGCTGGCGGCGAAGGGAGTTTTATTTTCCAATGCCTACAGCGCCTGCCCAAGCTGTATTCCGGCGCGGGCGGCGCTGCACACCGGAATGCTGCCGGAACACCACCGGCGCGTGGGCTACCAGGACGGAATCGCCTGGCGCTATGAGCATACGCTGGCGGGCGAGCTTTCCAGAGCAGGCTATTATACGCAGTGCGTCGGAAAAATGCATGTGCATCCGCTGCGCAATTATCTGGGTTTTCACAATGTGGAGCTGCACGACGGTTATCTTCATTACGCGCGCTATGGGTCCGTTCCTTACCGGGAATCCCAGCACGTCGCGGACGATTATTATTACTGGCTGAAGGAGCAGAAGGGAATCAGCGCGGACCCGATGGAGAGCGGGCTGGACTGCAATAGCTGGGTGGCGCGCCCGTTCCCCTACGAAGAGAAGTATCATCCCACAAACTGGGTGACGGACCGGAGTATTGATTTCCTGCGCCGGAGAGATCCGGACCAGCCGTTTTTTCTGATGGCGTCCTACCTGCGTCCGCACCCGCCCTTTGACGCGCCGGCGTATTATTTCGATTTATACAAGGATAAAAAGCTGACGCCGCCTTATGTGGGGGACTGGGAGGATACAAAACTCCTGAAAGAGCGCGGACGGATTTTTGATTCCCTAACGGGACCGGAGGATGAAGAGCTGATACGGCAGGCGCAGATTGGCTACTATGCCTGCATCACCCATCTGGACCACCAGATTGGGCGGCTGCTTATGGCGCTGACGGAGCATGAGCTGCAGAACGATACGATGATTTTCTTTACCGCCGACCACGGCGAGGAGCTCTGCGACCACCATCATTTCCGGAAGTCGCTGCCCTACCAGGGCAGCATCCACATCCCGCTGATTATTTCGGGAAATCCGGAGCTGACGGGCTTTGCGCCCCATTCTGTCTGCGATGAGGTGACAGAGCTGTGCGACATCATGCCGACGCTTCTGGACATCGCGGGCGCGGACATTCCGGACCGTGTGGATGGAAAAAGCCTGCTGGCGTTTGCAGATGGGGAAGGCAGGGAATATCTGCACGGCGAGCATTCCTATGGCGAGCTGTCGAATCACTATATCGTGACGAAGAAGGACAAGTTCTGCTGGTTCAGCACTTCGGGCACAGAGCATTATTTCGTTCTGGAGGAGGACCCCCACGAGCTGCACGACCGGATAGAGGACCCGGCGTGCCGGGAGCGAATCGCATATCTGCGAAACTGCCTCATCCGGGAACTCACCGGACGTCCGGAGGGATTTACCGATGGAACTTCTCTGATCGCGGGACGGGAATATCCGGTGTATCTGGCGGAAAAATAA
- a CDS encoding ABC transporter permease, with protein sequence MGKIKAKFRDGTINIPGLLLKLLLIWFILSFLVFPNVNLILKVFIKDGQFSLEAIPKIMKSARAIKSLKNSFLLAFDSIVTVNISGILIVLFTEYFDIKGSKLLSMGFMTTLIYGGVVLVTGYKFVYGETGIVTKVLLQFFPDMDPQWFVGFWAVLFIMTFSGTSNHMMFLTNAIRNLDYHTIEAAKNMGASQMSILFKIVLPTLKPTIFAITILTFIAALSTMSGPLIVGGPDFQTINPMIKTFADMNGSRDIAALLAIILGLATSILLFIMQKIEKKGNYISVSKTKARMVKQKIENPVLNVIAHIVAYVMFVIYMLPIINVVVFSFTDGLTIKTGQLRADSFTLENYAKLFRSSTAYKPYLVSIVYSLAAALIVAVICIAVARIVTKAKHKWDKLYEPLILIPWLLPSTMIALGLMMTYDEPRINVMNKVLVATTVIMLIAYIIIKIPFSYRMIRAAFVGLDGNMEEAAQVMGAKPFYTMRKVILPVIMPVVLSVIVLNFNSLLSEYDLSVFLYHPLFKPLGIVIKSATDETATTDAQAMAFVYTVILMIISTIALWLGRYDGISTIKKFFAKKKKR encoded by the coding sequence ATGGGTAAGATAAAAGCAAAATTCCGGGACGGGACAATCAATATTCCGGGGCTGCTCCTGAAGCTTCTTTTGATATGGTTTATTCTCTCCTTTCTGGTTTTTCCGAATGTAAATCTGATTTTGAAGGTATTTATTAAGGACGGTCAATTTTCTTTGGAAGCTATTCCGAAGATTATGAAATCTGCAAGAGCAATAAAAAGTTTAAAAAACAGCTTTTTATTAGCATTTGATTCTATTGTTACCGTAAATATTTCAGGTATTCTGATCGTTCTGTTTACAGAGTATTTTGACATTAAAGGCTCTAAGCTGTTAAGCATGGGATTTATGACCACCTTGATTTATGGAGGGGTGGTTCTCGTCACCGGTTACAAATTTGTTTATGGAGAAACCGGAATTGTTACAAAGGTACTTCTGCAGTTCTTTCCTGATATGGATCCGCAGTGGTTTGTGGGTTTTTGGGCAGTACTGTTTATTATGACATTTTCCGGCACGTCAAATCATATGATGTTTTTGACAAATGCAATCCGGAATCTGGATTACCATACCATTGAGGCAGCAAAAAATATGGGAGCGTCACAGATGTCCATTCTGTTTAAAATAGTGCTTCCTACGCTGAAGCCAACCATATTTGCTATTACGATTCTGACATTTATTGCAGCATTGAGTACGATGTCTGGTCCGTTGATTGTAGGAGGACCCGATTTCCAGACGATTAATCCGATGATTAAAACTTTTGCCGATATGAATGGTTCGCGTGATATTGCAGCACTGCTGGCAATTATTCTGGGTCTGGCTACGTCGATTCTTCTGTTTATTATGCAGAAAATTGAGAAAAAGGGAAATTACATTTCTGTATCAAAGACCAAGGCAAGAATGGTTAAGCAGAAAATTGAAAATCCGGTACTGAATGTTATTGCACACATTGTGGCTTATGTGATGTTTGTCATCTACATGCTTCCGATTATCAATGTCGTTGTATTTTCTTTTACGGATGGGTTGACTATTAAAACGGGGCAACTGAGAGCGGATTCGTTTACTCTGGAAAACTATGCGAAACTATTTCGTTCTTCGACAGCGTACAAACCATATCTGGTCAGTATCGTGTATTCTCTGGCAGCAGCATTGATTGTCGCGGTAATCTGTATTGCAGTTGCAAGAATTGTGACGAAGGCGAAGCATAAATGGGACAAGCTTTATGAACCGCTTATTCTGATCCCGTGGCTTCTTCCTTCGACCATGATTGCACTGGGTCTGATGATGACATATGACGAACCGCGTATCAACGTAATGAATAAGGTCCTGGTTGCTACTACAGTGATTATGCTGATTGCATATATCATTATTAAGATTCCATTTTCTTACCGGATGATCCGTGCAGCGTTCGTCGGTCTCGATGGAAACATGGAAGAAGCTGCCCAGGTTATGGGCGCAAAGCCGTTTTACACAATGCGCAAGGTAATTTTGCCGGTAATCATGCCGGTTGTGCTTTCAGTTATTGTATTGAATTTTAACAGCCTGTTATCGGAGTACGATTTATCTGTATTTCTGTATCATCCATTGTTTAAGCCACTGGGTATTGTGATTAAATCGGCAACGGATGAAACGGCTACGACGGATGCACAGGCAATGGCATTTGTTTATACAGTGATTCTGATGATTATTTCCACCATTGCTCTCTGGCTTGGTAGGTATGACGGAATCAGTACGATAAAAAAATTTTTTGCAAAAAAGAAAAAGAGGTAA